One Echinicola strongylocentroti DNA window includes the following coding sequences:
- a CDS encoding LacI family DNA-binding transcriptional regulator, which produces MGKYVTITEIARQLNLSHSTVSRALGNHPRISKKTRDLVQERAAELGYHVNSTAHHLSKGKSQLIGVIVPQLSLHFFAKVVEGIQRVFKDTEYSLLLFNTEESLDEELRAIQTCLKHRVDGVLAAISMETKKFGHFEQLLKHEVPIVFFDRVANFLPVPKVIANDYQASYDATQYLISTGCRQIAHITGCINLNNSNNRLYGYLDALMSHDISIKESLIHYYEFDLSSIDKFLKKILDKYPGLDGLFVFNDYVAYYAIDVLNKMGKRVPEDISVFGFSDEPVATYMSPKLSTVQQVAAKMGEHAAQKIISILGENEPMISEKIIINPELVLRETTKELVVHREAE; this is translated from the coding sequence ATGGGGAAGTATGTTACCATTACGGAAATTGCCAGACAGTTGAACCTGTCTCATTCGACGGTATCGAGGGCCTTGGGAAACCATCCCCGGATAAGTAAGAAAACCCGAGATCTTGTCCAGGAGCGAGCAGCCGAACTGGGTTATCATGTGAATTCCACCGCCCATCATTTGAGCAAAGGGAAAAGCCAACTTATTGGTGTCATTGTTCCCCAATTATCACTTCATTTTTTTGCCAAAGTAGTCGAAGGGATTCAGCGGGTATTCAAAGACACGGAGTATTCCTTATTGCTTTTTAACACCGAGGAATCATTGGATGAAGAACTTCGGGCCATCCAAACCTGCCTTAAACATCGCGTGGATGGTGTGCTGGCAGCTATTTCTATGGAAACCAAGAAGTTTGGGCACTTTGAGCAGCTGCTTAAGCATGAAGTGCCGATAGTGTTTTTTGATCGAGTGGCTAATTTTTTGCCCGTCCCAAAAGTAATAGCCAATGATTATCAGGCTTCCTATGATGCCACACAATACCTAATCTCCACCGGATGCAGACAGATCGCCCATATAACTGGATGTATCAATCTCAACAATAGTAATAACCGGCTTTATGGGTACTTGGACGCTCTAATGTCACACGATATTTCGATAAAAGAATCCCTCATCCATTACTACGAATTTGACTTATCGTCCATAGATAAGTTTTTGAAAAAGATCTTGGATAAATACCCGGGACTCGATGGCTTGTTTGTGTTTAATGATTACGTAGCTTATTACGCTATTGATGTACTGAACAAAATGGGAAAAAGAGTCCCCGAGGATATCTCAGTATTTGGCTTTTCGGATGAGCCCGTGGCTACATACATGAGTCCGAAGCTTTCCACGGTACAGCAGGTGGCAGCCAAAATGGGTGAACATGCTGCGCAAAAAATCATCTCAATTCTTGGTGAAAATGAGCCCATGATTTCAGAAAAAATCATTATCAACCCCGAACTTGTATTGAGAGAAACCACTAAAGAGTTGGTCGTACACAGAGAAGCTGAATAG
- the fbp gene encoding class 1 fructose-bisphosphatase, which produces MYPPKSNASVNTFTHPLGITVDRFIVQNQHECPEATGELTQVLRDIVLASKIISREINRAGLSGIEGLTDEENVHGEKQRMLDVIAGVRFTRALVSGRQVAAILSEEREGIIDTGNKHAKYVVIIDPLDGSSNIDVNISVGTIFSVYKRISKHGEDFSIEDFLQPGTNQVAAGYVLYGSSTMLVYTTGNGVDGFTYEPSLGEYFLSHPNIVQPEYGDYYSINEKNQESFPDAIREFLARCKKDNMSTRYVGSLVCDFHRNIMKGGVYLYPPTSAYSDGKLRLLYECNALAMISEQANGLATNGNHRILEICPTWHRQRVPFYAGSKSLIEKIRDH; this is translated from the coding sequence ATGTACCCTCCTAAGTCAAATGCGAGTGTCAATACATTTACCCATCCACTAGGTATTACAGTGGACAGGTTTATTGTCCAAAACCAACATGAATGTCCCGAGGCTACTGGGGAACTGACCCAAGTATTGAGGGATATTGTATTGGCCTCCAAAATCATCAGCAGGGAAATCAATCGGGCAGGGCTAAGTGGCATAGAGGGATTGACGGATGAAGAAAATGTCCACGGCGAAAAACAACGGATGCTGGATGTTATCGCAGGTGTGAGGTTTACCCGGGCACTCGTCAGTGGACGACAAGTAGCAGCCATCCTGTCTGAAGAAAGGGAAGGCATCATAGACACAGGAAACAAACATGCCAAATATGTAGTGATCATTGACCCATTGGACGGGTCATCCAATATAGATGTCAATATATCGGTAGGCACTATCTTTTCTGTCTATAAACGTATCTCTAAACATGGAGAAGACTTCTCCATTGAAGATTTTCTCCAGCCAGGGACCAATCAAGTAGCTGCTGGTTATGTATTATACGGATCATCTACCATGCTGGTATATACTACGGGCAATGGGGTAGATGGCTTCACTTATGAGCCTTCATTGGGTGAATACTTTCTATCCCACCCCAATATTGTCCAGCCTGAATATGGAGATTATTATTCGATCAATGAAAAAAACCAAGAGTCATTTCCAGACGCCATCCGGGAATTTTTGGCAAGATGTAAAAAAGACAATATGAGCACGAGGTATGTAGGCTCACTGGTGTGCGACTTTCATAGAAATATCATGAAAGGGGGCGTTTACCTGTATCCTCCTACCAGTGCATACAGTGATGGCAAGTTAAGGTTATTGTACGAGTGCAATGCACTTGCCATGATTTCGGAACAAGCCAATGGATTGGCCACAAATGGCAACCATCGTATTCTTGAGATCTGTCCCACTTGGCACCGCCAAAGGGTTCCGTTTTATGCTGGGTCCAAAAGTTTGATCGAAAAGATCAGGGACCATTGA
- the ppdK gene encoding pyruvate, phosphate dikinase, with protein sequence MGQFVYTFLEGNKGMKNLLGGKGANLAEMTQLGLPVPSGFTITTEACKRYFEDQNTINSEIKKEVESAVAELEQRVGKSFDGDPCLLVSVRSGAVISMPGMMDTILNLGLNDKNIEAMGKSTGSMTFALDCYRRFIQMYSNVVLEIPMYHFESILDDCKEANDLKDDKDLSEENLRQLIGDYKQIVYNQTGSPFEQSPKKQLYAAIEAVFRSWNNERAKIYRHLNGIPDNMGTAVNVQMMVFGNMGDSSGTGVVFTRNPSSGENTLYGEFLMNAQGEDVVAGIRTPRPISELQEVDKKVYEELVTASQTLEAHYADMQDIEFTIEKGQFFLLQTRNGKRSANAAIKIAVDFVKAGIMDKRHAVNQLGLAQIDQLLHPKFDQEILKTTKELTLGLPASPGAATGKICFNAKAAHEANENGEDVILVRTETSPEDIQGMISAKGVLTARGGMTSHAAVVARGMGKSCVSGCIELEVNEENGTIKVGEELLKEGDYISIDGSTGKVYRGKIDTVSSSLDKDFLSIMDWADEFSKLDVLANADTPLDAKKSREFGAKGIGLCRTEHMFFDGQRIKDIREMIMAKTPSGRQIALDKLYPYQKEDFKGIFLAMETLPVNVRLLDPPLHEFLPKGKSEIQEMAEQLDVSYEDIIKVIEELAEVNPMMGLRGCRLGLIYPEVYAMQVRAIITAALEVMEEEGIAPRPEIMIPLVGNPEELSLLRKLAQRIIHELDPDAKLGQVKIGTMIEVPRASLVADQIAPHADYFSFGTNDLTQMTLGYSRDDSGTFIRKYKEQKIIKTDPFQSIDQEGVGQLIKMAIKKGKAHDSHLKIGVCGEHGGDPASVDFFNALDIQYVSCSPYRIPKARLAAAQAAIRNQSLETKAPATNKMQ encoded by the coding sequence ATGGGTCAATTTGTATATACATTTTTAGAAGGAAACAAGGGAATGAAAAACCTTCTCGGAGGAAAAGGTGCCAACCTAGCCGAAATGACACAATTGGGCTTGCCCGTCCCTTCTGGTTTTACCATTACCACAGAAGCCTGTAAAAGGTATTTTGAAGATCAAAACACCATCAACAGTGAAATAAAAAAAGAAGTCGAATCAGCCGTCGCTGAACTGGAGCAGCGAGTGGGCAAAAGCTTCGATGGTGATCCCTGCTTACTCGTCTCTGTTCGGTCAGGAGCGGTGATTTCCATGCCTGGCATGATGGATACCATTCTTAACTTGGGCTTGAATGACAAAAACATAGAAGCCATGGGAAAGAGCACAGGTTCTATGACTTTTGCGCTGGATTGTTACCGGCGATTCATCCAGATGTACAGCAACGTCGTCCTCGAAATCCCCATGTACCACTTTGAGTCCATATTGGATGATTGTAAAGAGGCTAATGACTTAAAAGATGATAAGGACCTCTCTGAAGAAAACTTACGACAGCTTATAGGTGACTATAAGCAAATAGTGTACAACCAAACGGGAAGTCCTTTTGAGCAATCTCCAAAAAAGCAGCTTTATGCCGCCATCGAAGCCGTGTTCAGGTCTTGGAACAACGAACGGGCAAAAATATACCGCCACCTGAACGGTATCCCCGACAATATGGGCACCGCTGTCAATGTCCAAATGATGGTATTCGGTAATATGGGGGACTCTTCCGGTACTGGAGTGGTCTTCACACGCAACCCGTCATCTGGAGAAAACACCCTATATGGTGAGTTTTTAATGAATGCCCAAGGAGAAGACGTGGTAGCGGGCATCAGAACACCTCGTCCCATCAGCGAACTTCAAGAGGTAGACAAAAAAGTATATGAAGAATTAGTGACCGCTTCACAAACCCTGGAAGCACACTATGCCGACATGCAGGATATAGAATTTACCATAGAAAAAGGACAGTTCTTTTTACTGCAGACTCGAAATGGAAAACGCTCCGCCAATGCCGCCATCAAAATAGCGGTGGATTTCGTAAAAGCAGGTATTATGGATAAAAGGCATGCTGTCAACCAACTTGGCCTTGCCCAGATAGACCAACTTCTCCATCCAAAATTTGACCAGGAAATACTCAAAACCACCAAGGAACTCACCCTAGGCTTACCAGCAAGTCCGGGGGCTGCTACAGGGAAAATTTGTTTTAACGCCAAAGCAGCCCACGAAGCCAATGAAAATGGAGAGGATGTCATCCTTGTCAGGACCGAAACCTCTCCCGAGGACATCCAGGGAATGATCTCCGCAAAAGGTGTCCTGACAGCCCGGGGCGGAATGACCAGCCATGCCGCAGTAGTGGCCAGAGGAATGGGCAAAAGCTGCGTATCAGGCTGCATCGAACTGGAAGTAAATGAAGAAAATGGTACTATTAAAGTAGGTGAAGAGCTCCTTAAAGAAGGCGACTACATCTCCATAGATGGCAGCACTGGAAAAGTCTATCGTGGCAAAATAGACACCGTCAGCTCCAGCCTAGACAAGGACTTCCTGTCCATCATGGACTGGGCAGATGAATTCAGCAAATTAGATGTCCTTGCCAATGCGGATACTCCCTTGGATGCCAAAAAATCCCGAGAGTTTGGCGCAAAAGGAATCGGGCTTTGCCGCACCGAGCACATGTTTTTTGATGGTCAGCGCATCAAGGATATCCGTGAGATGATCATGGCCAAAACACCCTCAGGTCGCCAAATTGCGCTGGACAAACTATACCCCTACCAAAAAGAAGATTTCAAAGGTATCTTCTTGGCCATGGAGACCCTTCCTGTCAATGTACGCTTGCTTGATCCTCCATTGCACGAATTCTTGCCAAAAGGAAAATCGGAAATCCAGGAAATGGCAGAGCAACTGGACGTTTCCTATGAAGACATCATCAAAGTGATCGAGGAATTGGCAGAAGTCAACCCCATGATGGGCTTACGGGGCTGTCGCTTGGGATTGATCTACCCCGAAGTATACGCCATGCAGGTCAGGGCCATTATCACCGCAGCACTGGAAGTAATGGAGGAAGAAGGAATTGCCCCGAGGCCGGAAATTATGATTCCCTTGGTGGGCAATCCAGAAGAGCTCTCCCTACTCAGGAAGCTGGCCCAACGGATCATCCATGAGCTTGACCCAGATGCTAAATTGGGGCAGGTAAAAATCGGGACGATGATCGAAGTGCCACGCGCCTCCTTGGTAGCGGACCAGATCGCCCCACATGCGGATTATTTCTCATTTGGCACCAATGACCTAACACAAATGACCCTTGGCTACAGCCGAGATGATTCAGGCACCTTTATCAGAAAATATAAAGAACAAAAAATCATCAAAACCGATCCTTTCCAGAGCATTGACCAAGAAGGGGTAGGTCAACTTATAAAAATGGCCATCAAAAAAGGAAAAGCACACGACAGTCACTTGAAGATAGGCGTGTGTGGCGAGCATGGAGGTGATCCGGCTTCTGTTGACTTTTTCAACGCCCTGGATATTCAGTATGTTTCTTGTTCACCATACCGGATCCCCAAAGCCAGACTTGCTGCTGCCCAAGCCGCTATCCGTAATCAATCCCTGGAGACCAAGGCCCCAGCGACCAATAAAATGCAGTAG
- a CDS encoding pyruvate, water dikinase regulatory protein, translating into MSRYTIYLASDSLSFLEPESVTRLAASHFADHSYDIVKFANVRTSEKAQEIVTLAKQTPPSLLVFSTVLIDVRDTFIMKCLEQQVECIDLLSPFVKSLGKVLKTAPVHQLNYSWKLNDEYFRRIHAIEFAINNDDGKSLSALQKADIILIGVSRTSKTPLSIYLSYHSYLVVNIPLVGEESIPKHLYDIPRRKIIGLTIHPNRLNHIRSERNMVMGVGAESSYSDLGHIIDELEFAEGIMKRIGCPIIDVSNNAVEETAEEIMKIIKKPIN; encoded by the coding sequence ATGTCCCGTTACACCATATACCTAGCCTCAGATTCCCTGAGCTTTCTTGAGCCTGAATCAGTGACAAGGTTGGCCGCCTCGCATTTTGCCGACCATAGTTATGATATTGTCAAGTTTGCCAATGTAAGAACTTCTGAAAAGGCGCAGGAAATAGTAACATTAGCGAAGCAAACCCCACCATCTTTGCTGGTTTTTAGCACCGTCCTCATAGATGTAAGGGACACTTTCATCATGAAATGCCTGGAACAACAGGTCGAATGCATTGATTTACTTTCGCCATTCGTAAAATCACTTGGAAAAGTGCTGAAAACCGCCCCTGTTCACCAATTAAATTACTCCTGGAAATTAAATGATGAATATTTCAGAAGGATCCATGCTATCGAATTTGCGATAAACAACGACGATGGCAAAAGTTTAAGTGCTTTACAAAAAGCTGACATCATCTTAATAGGCGTATCGCGCACATCAAAGACACCATTAAGCATTTACCTTTCCTACCATAGCTACTTGGTCGTCAATATTCCTTTGGTAGGAGAAGAAAGTATCCCCAAGCACCTATATGATATCCCAAGACGAAAAATAATCGGCTTGACCATACACCCAAACCGCCTTAACCATATCCGGAGTGAACGCAATATGGTCATGGGAGTAGGCGCTGAATCAAGTTACTCGGACCTCGGCCACATCATTGACGAACTTGAATTTGCCGAAGGTATCATGAAGAGGATTGGCTGCCCTATTATTGACGTATCCAATAACGCAGTAGAAGAAACTGCAGAAGAAATAATGAAAATCATCAAAAAACCAATAAACTAA
- a CDS encoding RNA polymerase sigma factor: MNSENPRRYLPECSGQSTPNGDRGQMDDFGLWSLFKEGNESAFVLIYERYFEDLLQYGLMFSANENLVKDAVQELFIDLRKSRSRLGNTNNIKFYLFKCLKRRIVKESKKWYNKILELKGDYSFTVTYSHEQLLIDKQLNVEQIEKLNIALSQLNPRKREVIFYFFYEGLSYEEIRQMMGLSNIKSARNLLYKAISFLKEVI, encoded by the coding sequence ATGAACAGTGAAAATCCCCGTAGATATTTACCAGAGTGTAGTGGGCAATCGACACCTAATGGTGACCGAGGTCAAATGGATGACTTTGGCCTTTGGTCATTGTTTAAAGAAGGGAATGAATCAGCCTTTGTGCTTATCTATGAGCGATATTTTGAGGATTTGTTACAATATGGACTCATGTTCAGTGCCAACGAAAATTTAGTAAAAGATGCTGTGCAAGAATTGTTTATTGACTTGCGCAAATCACGATCTAGACTTGGAAATACTAATAACATCAAATTTTATCTATTTAAGTGCTTAAAAAGAAGAATAGTAAAAGAGTCTAAAAAGTGGTATAATAAAATCCTGGAATTAAAGGGGGATTATTCATTTACGGTTACTTACTCACATGAGCAGCTATTAATTGATAAACAGTTGAATGTGGAGCAAATTGAAAAACTCAATATAGCTTTAAGCCAGTTGAACCCCAGAAAAAGAGAAGTGATTTTTTATTTTTTCTACGAAGGACTTTCCTATGAGGAAATAAGGCAAATGATGGGATTGTCAAATATTAAATCTGCTAGAAATCTTTTGTATAAGGCAATAAGCTTTCTTAAAGAGGTTATTTGA
- a CDS encoding FecR family protein gives MNQLLEFLTNPEFVRWVRHSDKDLDVYWSTWIKANPNRVEDLKMAREIILGIHVQQKKLNPNLKEEVLSNVLQEEDRYIPTKEAVQVGERKSRWNKLRMGQYYRVAAIISISLVLAIIYGILSIRETPDHLATNHEIKKTVGSGEKAHFLLADGTEVWLNSESELVYSTFDYGEDRKVYLKGEGFFDVAHDPDKPFRVYSSELVTTALGTTFNISNYHSKPIRVALLSGKVEVANLSSESINSLAPGQELVHSLIDEQTTIRRTGTRNVTGWKDGVLVFENEGFKEVMDVIKRWYGVEIIVEGTPRRQWTIDIAFDNASLERVLSRIAYIEKFQYDIKGKTVTIKL, from the coding sequence ATGAATCAATTATTAGAATTTTTAACTAACCCGGAATTTGTTCGTTGGGTAAGGCATTCTGACAAGGATTTGGATGTTTATTGGTCTACATGGATAAAAGCAAACCCGAATAGAGTAGAGGATTTGAAAATGGCCAGGGAGATTATTTTGGGCATTCATGTACAGCAAAAGAAGCTTAACCCAAACCTGAAGGAGGAGGTACTCAGCAATGTTCTTCAGGAAGAAGATCGATATATACCAACAAAGGAAGCTGTCCAGGTGGGGGAAAGAAAGAGCCGTTGGAATAAACTCAGAATGGGGCAGTATTACCGCGTAGCGGCGATTATCTCTATCAGTTTAGTCTTGGCAATTATATATGGTATTCTTTCGATAAGGGAAACGCCAGATCATTTGGCCACAAACCATGAAATAAAAAAAACGGTAGGTTCTGGTGAAAAGGCACATTTTTTACTTGCCGACGGTACCGAAGTCTGGCTAAATAGTGAAAGTGAACTTGTTTACTCCACTTTTGACTACGGGGAGGACAGAAAAGTATACTTAAAAGGCGAGGGTTTTTTTGATGTGGCCCATGATCCGGACAAGCCTTTTCGTGTCTATTCTTCTGAATTAGTAACGACAGCATTAGGCACTACTTTTAATATCAGCAATTACCACAGCAAGCCTATCCGAGTGGCATTATTATCAGGAAAAGTAGAGGTAGCAAACCTTTCGTCCGAATCAATAAATAGCTTGGCCCCAGGTCAGGAGTTGGTGCATTCGTTGATTGATGAACAAACGACAATAAGGCGTACTGGGACCCGCAATGTGACCGGTTGGAAGGATGGTGTGTTGGTGTTTGAAAATGAGGGGTTTAAAGAAGTGATGGATGTGATCAAAAGATGGTATGGTGTGGAGATAATAGTAGAAGGCACTCCCCGAAGGCAATGGACCATAGATATTGCTTTTGACAATGCAAGTCTAGAGCGGGTGCTAAGCCGGATAGCGTATATAGAAAAATTTCAGTATGACATAAAAGGAAAAACTGTAACCATAAAACTCTAA
- a CDS encoding SusC/RagA family TonB-linked outer membrane protein — protein MKLILQKTIYMLSRLFIYGLVIQMMFLNLVLASEVNAQFKSIDDISITLTEHVSTLGDFLGEVESRTPFRFAYDRSDVDKRQQITFRRKNDTIEGFLQQIAQQVPLSFRQVNHDIDIKKVSMPRPVQVVEEEIKVDGEIVNEEGEPIPGATVLVKGGSVGTAADIDGKFSLEVPEGSTLKISFVGFVSQEIEVGNQRFLKIVLKEDLKQLDEIVVVGYGTQKKVDLTGSVAAVDGEDIAARKTVQVSQALQGAVPGVTVTRSNNAPGSTANIKIRGITTISDSNPLIIVDGVPIDNINDINPNDIESMSVLKDAASASIYGSRAAAGVILITTKRAEAGTFSMTYDFNYGMEKATSMPEYVGAKRYMEMTNELRWNDNGNDNEFSVYPREVIANYDQLHLENPNVYPNTDWVGLIMNNNAPRQSHSLNIRGGSKNIQTNASFGYDKIGALYDGRDYDRVTARINNTISINDKLSAKIDLNYKMSSSNQPTVDPISLMMISAPVYAALWDDGRIASGKSGTNVYAQMKYGGFNENKYTALGGRVALDYEPIEGLKLSGIFSPNLRYDKGKYFRKQVPYYSADDPQLFEGYIEGTETTYLLESRDEGERYTGQLLANYNTSIDDHSFDFLAGFENYYTIDEYMTASRDQYQLTSFPYLDQGPLEYRNNTGGAYESAYRSFFGRVMYNYKSKYYVQANLRRDGSSRFHNDYRWGNFPSISTGWVISNESFLQDHTVISFLKLRASYGKLGNERIGNYPYQASIGFGNTLFLKGSEVVSEPSAAQSAYAIRDITWESTESYDIGVDMNFLDDKLQVTADYFYKATKDMLLALEIPDYLGYSNPDQNAGSMNSKGWEFQASWRDRIGEFQYSVSFNVSDVRSTMGDLKGTQFLGSQIIKEGSEYNEWYGYLTDGLFQSQEEVDNSATINSSVQPGDVKYIDISGPNGEPDGNISPEYDRVLLGGSLPRYSYGGTISASYKRFSLNLALQGVGKQNSRIDPVMVTPLTYNWGNIPAILDGDSWSQYNTDAENQQVRYPRLTSINGSSNRTMSDYWLFDGAYFRIKNITLKYTVPETFTSKIGLAGLSTYVSASDFWTISNYPSGWDPEVSATGYPITTQILLGLNVKF, from the coding sequence ATGAAATTAATACTACAAAAGACAATTTATATGTTGTCCAGACTCTTTATTTATGGCTTGGTGATACAGATGATGTTCCTGAATTTGGTACTTGCTTCAGAAGTAAATGCCCAATTCAAGAGCATAGATGACATCAGCATTACCCTTACCGAACACGTCTCTACGCTAGGAGATTTTTTAGGGGAGGTAGAATCCCGGACACCCTTTCGATTTGCCTATGACAGGAGTGATGTGGACAAAAGGCAACAAATTACTTTTCGAAGGAAAAATGATACTATTGAGGGGTTCTTACAACAGATTGCCCAGCAGGTTCCTTTGTCTTTTAGACAGGTCAACCATGATATAGATATTAAAAAAGTGTCCATGCCTCGACCTGTCCAGGTAGTTGAAGAGGAAATTAAAGTTGATGGAGAGATAGTGAATGAAGAGGGAGAGCCTATTCCCGGAGCCACTGTTTTAGTAAAAGGAGGCAGTGTGGGGACTGCAGCAGATATTGACGGTAAGTTTTCATTGGAAGTTCCAGAAGGCAGTACATTGAAAATTTCCTTTGTAGGATTTGTGTCTCAAGAGATAGAGGTAGGTAATCAACGTTTTTTGAAAATAGTGCTCAAAGAGGACTTAAAGCAGTTGGATGAAATAGTAGTAGTGGGCTATGGTACTCAAAAGAAGGTGGATCTAACAGGTTCGGTAGCAGCTGTCGATGGAGAAGACATAGCGGCGAGAAAGACGGTGCAGGTATCCCAGGCATTGCAAGGAGCTGTTCCCGGGGTTACGGTGACAAGAAGTAACAATGCACCAGGAAGCACGGCCAATATCAAGATCAGGGGCATCACCACGATAAGTGACAGTAATCCTTTGATCATTGTCGATGGAGTGCCTATTGATAATATTAACGATATCAATCCAAATGATATAGAAAGTATGTCCGTCCTTAAAGATGCCGCATCGGCTTCGATATATGGTTCGAGGGCGGCTGCAGGTGTCATACTCATTACGACTAAGCGGGCTGAGGCAGGTACATTCAGCATGACGTATGATTTCAATTATGGCATGGAAAAAGCAACGTCTATGCCCGAATACGTAGGCGCCAAGAGGTACATGGAAATGACCAATGAGCTCCGTTGGAACGATAATGGAAATGACAATGAGTTTTCTGTTTATCCAAGGGAAGTTATAGCGAATTATGATCAATTGCACCTTGAAAACCCCAACGTGTACCCAAATACAGATTGGGTGGGCCTGATCATGAACAATAATGCGCCAAGGCAAAGCCACTCCCTAAATATAAGAGGGGGCTCTAAGAATATACAGACCAATGCTTCTTTTGGCTATGACAAGATAGGGGCATTATACGATGGAAGAGATTATGACAGGGTAACAGCAAGGATAAATAACACTATCTCGATAAATGACAAGTTGAGTGCAAAAATTGATCTTAACTATAAAATGTCGAGCTCTAACCAGCCTACGGTGGATCCGATTTCCTTAATGATGATTTCTGCTCCAGTGTATGCGGCGCTTTGGGATGATGGTAGGATCGCAAGTGGAAAATCAGGCACTAATGTGTACGCCCAGATGAAATATGGTGGATTTAACGAGAACAAATATACTGCATTGGGAGGTAGGGTAGCGTTGGATTATGAACCTATCGAAGGCCTGAAATTAAGCGGGATTTTTTCGCCAAACCTCAGGTATGACAAGGGGAAATATTTCCGAAAACAAGTTCCTTATTATTCGGCTGATGATCCCCAATTATTTGAGGGGTATATAGAAGGCACAGAAACGACCTACTTATTGGAGTCGAGAGACGAAGGAGAGAGGTATACTGGACAGTTACTGGCCAATTATAATACCTCCATCGATGACCATTCGTTTGATTTTTTGGCTGGTTTTGAGAACTATTACACCATTGATGAGTACATGACAGCTTCTCGGGACCAATACCAACTTACTTCTTTTCCCTATCTGGACCAAGGCCCGCTAGAGTATAGAAACAATACAGGTGGAGCTTATGAAAGTGCTTACCGGTCTTTTTTTGGAAGGGTGATGTATAATTATAAAAGTAAATATTACGTTCAGGCCAACTTAAGGAGAGATGGTTCATCCCGGTTTCACAATGACTATAGATGGGGCAACTTCCCCTCTATTTCCACAGGCTGGGTGATATCTAATGAGTCCTTTTTGCAGGATCACACCGTGATTTCTTTTTTGAAACTGAGGGCGTCCTATGGTAAACTGGGTAATGAGCGGATCGGGAATTACCCCTATCAAGCGAGTATAGGTTTTGGAAACACCCTGTTTTTGAAAGGGAGTGAAGTGGTGTCGGAGCCCTCTGCTGCACAGTCAGCTTATGCGATACGTGATATCACATGGGAGAGCACCGAATCATATGATATCGGAGTTGATATGAATTTTCTGGATGATAAATTACAAGTTACAGCAGACTATTTTTATAAAGCTACCAAGGACATGCTTCTGGCCTTGGAGATTCCAGATTACCTGGGCTACTCAAATCCAGACCAAAATGCAGGCTCCATGAACAGTAAAGGTTGGGAGTTTCAGGCATCTTGGAGGGATAGGATCGGCGAATTCCAGTATAGTGTGTCTTTTAATGTTTCTGATGTAAGGTCTACCATGGGAGACCTAAAGGGTACTCAGTTTTTGGGTAGTCAGATCATAAAGGAAGGAAGTGAGTACAATGAGTGGTACGGGTATTTGACGGATGGTTTGTTCCAGTCCCAAGAAGAGGTGGATAATAGCGCCACCATCAATTCCAGCGTCCAGCCCGGAGATGTAAAGTATATAGATATTAGTGGCCCCAATGGCGAGCCTGACGGAAATATTTCACCAGAATATGATCGGGTTCTTTTGGGAGGCTCACTTCCCCGATATAGCTATGGAGGGACGATTTCTGCTAGCTATAAGCGTTTTTCGCTGAATTTGGCATTACAAGGTGTAGGAAAACAAAACTCCCGTATCGATCCTGTAATGGTCACGCCCTTAACGTATAATTGGGGAAATATCCCTGCGATTCTGGATGGAGATTCTTGGAGCCAATATAATACGGATGCTGAGAACCAGCAGGTAAGATATCCTAGACTAACCAGCATCAATGGAAGTTCGAATCGGACAATGTCTGATTATTGGTTGTTTGACGGGGCATATTTTAGAATTAAAAACATCACATTAAAATACACTGTTCCAGAGACATTCACATCAAAAATAGGTTTAGCAGGGCTGAGTACCTATGTCAGTGCGTCGGATTTTTGGACAATAAGTAATTACCCAAGTGGTTGGGATCCAGAGGTGTCGGCTACCGGTTACCCCATCACCACACAAATATTATTGGGTTTGAATGTTAAATTTTAA